A part of Novipirellula artificiosorum genomic DNA contains:
- a CDS encoding sulfatase-like hydrolase/transferase, with translation MTPRIQIQIQFIVLVLSVAVIAANVDASERPNLVILLADDLGFGDVGFNGCQDIPTPNIDSLARDGVRFSNGYSSHPFCSPMRAGLMAGRYQHRFGYVNNMPFDPHNHVMGFPQSEKTIASRLKQVGYRTGMVGKWHLGAASEFHPLRRGFDFYYGFLGGGHDYFTVDTTAALHENYKAAIDDNGKPVAFDGYLTEVLTDEAIRFIDQSADLPYFLYVAYNAPHTPLQAPEDKIQQFESIKDKKRRTYAAMVSCMDDQIGRLLQKIDDSGDRDHTLVVFLSDNGGPESSNGSDNGPFRGAKGDVFEGGIHVPFVMRMPGTLPAGKVFDDPVISFDVSQTALELGHADPDDLLEGVNLVPYATGQKTTRPHDALYWRTHQDALHAVRQGSEKFVLANDKAMLFDLGLDEGESNNLAETHPQRVAELTDAFTQWNSNNQPSFFYGFRSYHEQLRAFHQQLRRDSEATDVMVAP, from the coding sequence ATGACGCCTCGAATTCAAATTCAAATCCAGTTTATCGTTCTCGTTCTTTCTGTTGCAGTGATTGCGGCGAACGTCGACGCTTCCGAACGCCCCAATCTGGTCATTCTGTTGGCCGACGATCTCGGATTTGGTGACGTTGGTTTCAATGGTTGTCAAGATATTCCGACGCCGAATATCGATTCGCTCGCTCGCGACGGCGTGCGTTTTTCCAACGGTTACTCGTCACATCCGTTTTGCAGTCCGATGCGAGCTGGCTTAATGGCGGGGCGATACCAACATCGATTTGGCTATGTCAACAACATGCCATTTGATCCGCACAACCATGTGATGGGATTTCCCCAGTCCGAAAAGACGATCGCATCACGTTTGAAACAGGTCGGCTATCGAACGGGCATGGTCGGTAAATGGCACCTCGGTGCCGCAAGCGAATTTCATCCGCTCCGTCGCGGTTTTGATTTCTACTACGGATTCTTGGGGGGCGGCCATGACTATTTTACAGTCGACACCACAGCGGCTTTGCACGAAAACTACAAAGCAGCGATCGATGACAATGGCAAGCCTGTCGCCTTTGACGGCTATTTGACCGAAGTTCTGACAGACGAAGCGATCCGGTTTATCGACCAATCAGCCGATTTGCCCTATTTTCTATACGTCGCTTACAACGCGCCCCATACTCCGCTGCAAGCTCCGGAAGACAAGATCCAGCAATTTGAGAGCATCAAAGACAAGAAGCGACGGACCTATGCAGCAATGGTTTCCTGCATGGATGACCAAATCGGACGCCTGCTGCAGAAAATTGACGATTCGGGCGATCGCGATCACACGTTGGTTGTTTTCTTGAGCGACAACGGCGGACCTGAGAGCAGCAATGGTTCGGACAACGGCCCCTTTCGTGGTGCGAAAGGTGATGTGTTCGAAGGGGGCATCCATGTGCCGTTTGTCATGCGCATGCCCGGAACGTTGCCCGCTGGAAAGGTCTTCGATGATCCCGTGATTTCGTTCGATGTCTCACAAACCGCACTTGAACTTGGTCATGCAGACCCAGACGACCTGCTGGAAGGCGTAAACTTGGTTCCCTATGCAACGGGTCAAAAAACGACTCGTCCCCACGACGCTTTATATTGGCGAACGCACCAAGATGCTTTACACGCGGTTCGCCAAGGTTCCGAGAAGTTCGTTCTCGCCAACGACAAGGCAATGCTGTTCGACTTGGGGCTCGACGAAGGGGAATCCAACAACCTCGCCGAGACGCACCCGCAGAGGGTCGCTGAATTGACCGACGCGTTTACTCAGTGGAACTCGAACAACCAGCCCAGTTTCTTTTATGGTTTTCGAAGCTACCATGAGCAACTAAGAGCCTTTCATCAACAACTGCGACGTGACAGCGAAGCGACCGACGTGATGGTTGCTCCCTGA
- a CDS encoding prenyltransferase/squalene oxidase repeat-containing protein, producing MTHSTFNRRHVLQSVVAASCARAFWIGHSPVKAQEPLSTLYIADGVDRAVQQGANHLAASQRDDGAIADRSHHVAMTALAIMAMASIGTQPGDASALGKAMQRAIDFVLLPNHQDAKGYFGESDGSRMYGHGIITLMLTEVLGMGATVQQNTRIHASLVPALQLILAAQQEPKPESHRGGWRYTPTSHDSDLSVSVWQLMALRSAKNDGLDIPGEAIDAAIGYLKASYAGRRGRSNEVPEVSGFTYTPGSHQPTFTMTSAGLLAMQVCGLYDSPMVSGAAEWLLQHPPQTNERFFFYGIYYYAQGMHQVGGKAAKTSQLMVESLLLDAQRNDGSWWAAGGEEKNYGTVYATSLAVLSLSVRYHYLPIYQR from the coding sequence ATGACGCATTCAACCTTCAATCGTCGGCATGTCCTTCAATCCGTGGTCGCTGCGAGTTGCGCAAGAGCGTTTTGGATCGGTCATTCCCCCGTCAAGGCTCAAGAACCCCTCAGCACGCTGTACATTGCTGATGGAGTGGACCGAGCGGTGCAGCAAGGGGCAAACCACTTGGCCGCCAGCCAGCGGGACGACGGAGCCATTGCCGATCGCAGTCACCATGTCGCGATGACCGCATTGGCGATCATGGCGATGGCGTCGATTGGAACTCAACCGGGTGATGCATCGGCGCTGGGCAAGGCGATGCAAAGAGCGATCGATTTCGTCCTGCTGCCGAATCACCAAGATGCGAAGGGCTACTTCGGAGAATCGGATGGATCGCGAATGTATGGCCACGGAATCATCACCTTGATGCTGACCGAAGTGCTCGGGATGGGAGCGACCGTCCAACAGAACACTCGCATTCACGCTTCACTGGTCCCAGCATTGCAACTCATTTTGGCCGCCCAGCAAGAGCCTAAGCCCGAATCGCATCGAGGTGGATGGCGATACACTCCGACCAGCCACGATTCGGACTTAAGCGTATCCGTATGGCAACTGATGGCGCTGCGGAGTGCAAAGAACGACGGTTTGGATATTCCCGGCGAAGCGATCGATGCTGCGATCGGTTACTTGAAAGCTTCCTACGCAGGTCGCCGGGGGCGCAGCAATGAGGTTCCCGAGGTGAGCGGGTTCACCTACACACCGGGGTCGCACCAACCCACGTTCACCATGACGTCCGCCGGCTTGCTCGCGATGCAGGTGTGTGGTTTGTACGATTCCCCGATGGTTTCCGGCGCGGCGGAGTGGTTGCTACAGCATCCGCCGCAAACCAATGAACGGTTTTTCTTCTACGGAATCTACTATTATGCTCAGGGCATGCATCAAGTAGGTGGCAAAGCCGCCAAGACGTCCCAATTGATGGTCGAATCACTGCTCCTAGACGCTCAACGCAACGACGGTTCCTGGTGGGCCGCGGGTGGCGAAGAAAAAAATTATGGGACCGTCTACGCCACGTCATTGGCCGTGCTCAGTTTAAGCGTCCGCTACCATTACCTTCCAATCTATCAACGATAA
- a CDS encoding VWA domain-containing protein: MILLFFPLPLGSLRFAGDLPVAGVVCVALLAAAAVMAFYLRETRHLAAPHSYLLPALRGAAVALVIFILTGPIWHRRQIVGTLGKVVFAIDTSESMSVTDSVATASSPSRLDRAIRLLVGNEQYPGLVEALRRTHDVELVTFDESRVASVWSTMMDREPLESAISLNASGTRTNLASPLESSSRKINRDANRSDPSVVQSAIVIISDGRHNTGASPSDAAQRLASSQMQVMTLGMGSEDEPADAGIAQVIRPDSVAADGQLAGHILVKHVGLSGKPLDIRIEHLGEVVWSQQITPDVDGDQEVPFTLDVEPLVKAARGDVPRGVSRGAVPLDLRAIVDAAGVSPRLVVGPESSPQILSKNNAMAFRVAASTRDRRLLILDGSSRWEIRYIRNLFERDPAWKVDTLIFGPGTDTPTLNRGEGAGEFPSTIEAISAYDAIVLGELPTDQVRDADVDLIRQFVTRGGGLVIIDGRYGRVRELAQTKLQDLIPVNFELGPATRRATKVVPTGVGIESPVLNLVNSPFEASTLWDHLPAPQYATPVRAQAGAEVWASVILSDNSPSPWLVTRLFGAGRVVYLSSDQTWRWRYKVADQLHARFWNQLFAAVMQPPYSASDAFVALGTDKVEYGTGESSTIRVRLQDPAGKPMGDSTVDALLISGEQIVMTVPLVSDNPSRGTYQGQTGPLQAGEYEIRIRASGFDSTALQASAPIWVGTADTRELTRVSLDRNSLMQIAERGNGQYFHESSAEELLDRLKPLSSGSIVESDILVWQSFYWFWLIVSLLTMEWLLRKRVGLV; the protein is encoded by the coding sequence ATGATCTTGCTATTTTTCCCGTTGCCGCTCGGATCGCTTCGGTTTGCTGGTGACCTGCCTGTCGCGGGAGTCGTTTGCGTCGCACTTCTTGCTGCAGCCGCCGTGATGGCGTTCTACCTACGCGAAACGCGCCACCTCGCTGCCCCCCATTCCTATCTATTGCCTGCGTTGCGAGGGGCTGCGGTTGCCTTGGTGATCTTCATTCTGACAGGTCCAATTTGGCACCGGCGCCAGATTGTTGGAACATTGGGAAAAGTGGTTTTTGCCATCGACACCTCCGAGAGCATGTCGGTGACCGACAGCGTTGCAACCGCGTCTTCACCTTCGCGGCTGGATCGGGCGATCCGGTTGTTGGTTGGCAATGAGCAGTACCCTGGTTTGGTCGAAGCACTGAGGCGAACACACGACGTCGAACTGGTCACGTTCGACGAGTCGCGTGTTGCATCGGTTTGGTCGACCATGATGGATCGCGAACCGTTGGAATCGGCGATCAGTCTTAACGCTTCCGGAACCCGTACGAATCTGGCTTCCCCACTTGAGTCTTCGTCGAGAAAGATCAATCGAGACGCCAATCGCTCCGATCCATCCGTTGTGCAATCCGCCATCGTGATCATCAGTGATGGCCGCCACAATACGGGAGCGTCGCCAAGCGATGCAGCACAGCGTTTGGCGTCGAGTCAGATGCAGGTCATGACGTTGGGGATGGGATCCGAAGATGAACCCGCTGACGCAGGAATCGCTCAAGTGATCCGGCCTGATTCGGTGGCTGCCGACGGGCAGTTGGCGGGACACATCCTCGTCAAACACGTTGGGCTCTCCGGTAAGCCCCTTGATATTCGAATTGAACACTTAGGGGAGGTCGTTTGGTCGCAACAGATCACACCGGATGTGGACGGTGACCAGGAAGTGCCGTTTACACTGGATGTTGAACCGCTCGTCAAGGCAGCGAGAGGGGATGTGCCTCGCGGCGTCAGTCGTGGTGCGGTCCCGTTGGACTTGCGAGCGATCGTCGATGCGGCGGGTGTAAGCCCACGGCTCGTTGTGGGGCCGGAAAGCAGCCCGCAGATCCTCTCCAAGAACAACGCGATGGCGTTTCGCGTTGCGGCGTCAACGCGTGACCGTCGTTTGTTGATTCTCGACGGGTCAAGTCGTTGGGAAATCCGTTACATTCGCAACCTGTTCGAACGCGATCCTGCTTGGAAAGTGGATACGTTGATTTTTGGACCGGGGACGGATACGCCCACGCTCAACCGAGGCGAAGGTGCCGGCGAGTTCCCGTCGACGATCGAAGCGATCTCGGCTTATGACGCGATTGTGTTGGGTGAGCTGCCGACCGATCAAGTCCGTGATGCAGACGTAGACTTGATCCGGCAATTTGTCACACGCGGTGGTGGGTTGGTGATCATCGATGGTCGATATGGCCGAGTACGAGAATTGGCACAAACGAAGTTGCAGGACCTGATTCCCGTCAATTTTGAACTTGGTCCTGCGACACGACGTGCGACAAAGGTCGTTCCAACCGGCGTCGGGATCGAGAGCCCCGTGCTCAACCTTGTCAATTCACCTTTCGAGGCGTCAACCTTGTGGGATCATTTGCCGGCGCCACAATACGCTACACCCGTGAGGGCTCAGGCGGGTGCCGAAGTTTGGGCCAGCGTGATTCTTTCCGACAACTCGCCCTCGCCCTGGTTGGTCACGCGGTTGTTCGGAGCCGGACGAGTTGTCTACCTCTCCTCGGACCAAACGTGGCGGTGGCGATACAAGGTAGCGGACCAATTGCACGCCAGGTTTTGGAACCAATTATTCGCCGCGGTGATGCAGCCTCCCTACTCTGCCAGCGATGCTTTTGTGGCTCTTGGGACCGACAAGGTTGAATATGGAACAGGGGAATCGTCAACGATCCGAGTGCGTTTGCAAGACCCCGCAGGCAAACCGATGGGCGATTCGACGGTTGATGCCTTGTTGATTTCTGGTGAGCAGATCGTGATGACCGTCCCCTTGGTCAGCGACAACCCATCGCGTGGAACGTACCAAGGTCAGACCGGGCCACTGCAAGCAGGTGAGTATGAAATCCGCATTCGCGCGAGCGGCTTTGACTCCACCGCCCTGCAAGCATCCGCTCCGATTTGGGTCGGCACGGCTGACACTCGCGAGTTGACTCGCGTTAGCCTTGATCGAAACTCGCTGATGCAAATCGCCGAAAGGGGCAACGGCCAGTACTTCCATGAATCCTCGGCGGAGGAGTTGCTCGATCGCCTCAAGCCGCTTTCGAGCGGTTCCATTGTCGAATCCGATATTTTGGTCTGGCAATCTTTTTACTGGTTTTGGCTGATCGTATCCCTGTTGACGATGGAATGGCTATTACGCAAACGGGTGGGGTTAGTTTAA
- a CDS encoding BatA domain-containing protein: MTLINSVLALGAAAFTIPLVIHLFYRSRFKTVSWGAMHLLEPVVRINRRRLQWTQLLLLLMRCLLPILLAFCLARPVLTHFQALPGDAPQSLVIVVDDTLSMSARDESGLSRIDRLRNELTALLSRLSRRDEIVWIQTSQIDRLPATMGIEDAIQRVKSLQNTNGPFDVAQTIRTAVAAAEQASHPQRRVLIISDFQDANFDAASSEMLSAFAVELRDNPASPTIQFWNVGADLESLSNVSVDSVEALSPAIVPNRQSQFAARVRNASDQMLNDLRVTWSVDGQEQPSRSISLPARSTALTNFVHSISEAGTHEVAVAVEFADALVEDNRRSIAVEAIEEIEVLLADGQPSKASLGSETDFLAIALSPFAFAQQDQVDTVKATVVRVDQLSEQMRNQPPDILMLANVAPLDAALQKRIADFVFAGGSLVLFDGENLNQADDRSNVDRDPPALVLPAEIGKIVGDRISGKDHPMRIGAVNSKYQPWQRLAVGNQRPLSGVDVYAYRKLTLNGRSSEAEKESSTVLLSMNNGDPLVVSARRGRGRIVQFAIPADASWSSLPLRRVYLPMMQQLVLDLIGSSKLMTVMTGQPMVVPLNEFAGETLASGDTPGDHRRIPPLHQRRFTVQPPNSSEFAVEVIETDKEIVWKQTSAPGVYRFRQFAKPSEAEVNMTSTVRVAEITAAESRLRAIAPAQLSALAERVSATVYERADEIQSAEQTRRFGREIWRGLLVALLIAMILEMVIQQVSTPKRLPPKPPSAGPNDPLRVGELA; the protein is encoded by the coding sequence ATGACGTTGATTAACAGCGTACTTGCGTTGGGTGCAGCTGCATTCACCATCCCGCTAGTCATTCACCTGTTTTACCGAAGTCGTTTCAAAACGGTTTCGTGGGGCGCAATGCATTTGCTTGAGCCCGTGGTCCGAATCAATCGACGCCGATTGCAATGGACACAGCTACTGCTTTTGCTGATGCGCTGTTTACTACCCATTCTGCTGGCATTCTGTTTAGCACGCCCCGTCCTGACGCACTTTCAAGCCTTGCCCGGTGACGCCCCACAGTCGCTTGTGATTGTTGTCGACGATACCCTTAGTATGTCCGCGCGCGATGAGTCGGGATTGTCTCGAATCGATCGACTCCGAAACGAACTCACGGCGTTGCTATCTCGTCTGTCGCGACGAGACGAAATTGTTTGGATCCAGACAAGCCAAATCGATCGCTTACCGGCGACTATGGGAATCGAGGATGCGATTCAACGGGTCAAGAGTTTGCAGAACACAAACGGCCCGTTTGATGTCGCGCAGACGATTCGAACCGCGGTGGCTGCCGCCGAGCAGGCTTCGCACCCGCAGCGTCGCGTCTTGATCATTTCCGATTTCCAGGACGCGAATTTTGATGCTGCTTCGAGCGAGATGCTAAGTGCATTTGCCGTTGAGCTTCGCGACAATCCTGCATCACCGACCATTCAGTTTTGGAATGTCGGTGCTGATCTGGAATCGCTTTCCAACGTTTCGGTTGACTCGGTCGAAGCACTGTCCCCCGCAATCGTTCCCAATCGCCAATCTCAGTTTGCCGCACGCGTGCGCAACGCCAGCGATCAGATGCTGAATGACCTGCGTGTCACTTGGTCAGTCGACGGACAGGAACAACCATCACGATCGATTTCACTTCCAGCTCGATCGACAGCTCTGACGAATTTCGTTCATTCGATTTCTGAGGCGGGAACGCATGAAGTCGCCGTTGCGGTTGAGTTCGCCGACGCCTTGGTCGAGGATAATCGACGCAGCATTGCGGTCGAGGCTATCGAGGAGATCGAGGTCTTGTTGGCGGATGGGCAACCGAGCAAGGCGTCGCTTGGGAGTGAAACTGATTTCTTGGCGATTGCGCTGAGCCCCTTTGCTTTTGCTCAACAAGACCAGGTGGATACGGTCAAAGCAACGGTCGTTCGGGTCGACCAGTTGTCCGAGCAAATGCGAAACCAACCGCCAGACATCTTGATGTTGGCAAATGTCGCTCCGCTTGATGCCGCGCTACAGAAAAGGATCGCCGACTTTGTCTTCGCCGGCGGGTCCCTGGTCCTATTCGATGGCGAAAACCTGAACCAAGCGGACGATCGGAGCAACGTGGATCGTGATCCTCCAGCGTTGGTTCTTCCTGCCGAAATCGGAAAAATCGTCGGCGACCGGATTTCGGGGAAGGACCATCCGATGCGAATCGGAGCCGTAAACTCAAAGTATCAACCGTGGCAACGGCTCGCCGTAGGGAATCAGCGTCCTCTCAGCGGAGTGGACGTCTATGCGTATCGGAAATTAACGTTGAACGGCCGGTCGTCTGAAGCAGAAAAAGAATCCAGCACGGTGCTGCTGTCGATGAACAATGGTGACCCGTTGGTCGTTTCGGCTCGCCGAGGACGCGGGCGAATCGTGCAGTTCGCGATCCCCGCGGATGCCAGTTGGTCGTCGCTTCCACTGCGTCGCGTTTACCTGCCGATGATGCAACAGCTGGTGCTGGATCTAATTGGAAGCAGTAAATTGATGACCGTCATGACGGGACAACCCATGGTGGTTCCGCTCAACGAGTTTGCTGGTGAAACTCTCGCCAGCGGGGACACCCCGGGCGACCATCGCAGAATACCGCCACTCCATCAGCGACGCTTTACCGTCCAACCCCCCAACTCTTCGGAGTTTGCCGTGGAGGTCATCGAGACAGATAAGGAAATCGTCTGGAAACAAACCTCGGCCCCCGGCGTGTACCGGTTCCGTCAATTCGCGAAGCCGAGCGAGGCCGAAGTGAACATGACGTCCACGGTGCGAGTGGCAGAAATCACAGCGGCAGAGTCCCGTTTGAGAGCGATTGCGCCGGCGCAATTATCGGCGCTCGCGGAACGAGTTTCAGCGACAGTCTACGAAAGAGCAGATGAAATCCAATCGGCTGAACAGACGCGTCGTTTTGGACGCGAGATCTGGCGCGGCTTGTTGGTCGCGCTGTTGATTGCCATGATCTTGGAGATGGTGATTCAACAGGTTTCGACACCCAAGCGTTTGCCCCCCAAGCCGCCATCGGCCGGCCCCAATGATCCGCTTCGGGTTGGAGAGCTGGCATGA
- a CDS encoding DUF58 domain-containing protein: protein MRILDLVSPKQLSRVASLQLLARGIVEGFCSGRHRSPHRGFSVEFKEHRPYVRGDELKNIDWKAFAKSDRLYIREHEEETNLRCTLLVDRSGSMLYRGDRGGGLSKDDYTQRLAASLAYLMLGQQDGVGVITFDSIPRNIVATRSRASHLKAVLAALVGTPEGIETDLGGALATVVPKMGRRGLVVILSDAMGDLESLGRSLAQIRSRKHEVVFFQVLDPDEVDFPFSGRIQFRDLEQTAEDQTVDAASIRSAYLDRLDTHLTQLRDLCRRNRVDLVPLRTDQSFDDALHQYVALRRRIG from the coding sequence ATGCGAATCCTTGACCTTGTCTCACCGAAACAACTCTCGCGAGTCGCGTCGCTGCAATTGCTTGCGCGTGGGATTGTCGAAGGATTCTGCTCGGGTAGGCACCGTTCGCCCCATAGGGGGTTCAGTGTCGAATTCAAGGAACACCGCCCCTATGTTCGTGGTGACGAACTGAAGAACATTGACTGGAAAGCGTTTGCCAAGAGCGATCGACTCTACATTCGAGAACACGAAGAAGAAACGAATCTGCGGTGCACCCTGTTGGTCGATCGGAGCGGATCGATGTTGTACCGAGGTGACCGTGGCGGCGGGTTAAGCAAAGATGACTACACCCAACGGCTCGCCGCCTCACTCGCCTATTTGATGCTTGGGCAACAAGACGGCGTTGGTGTGATCACCTTCGACAGCATCCCACGCAACATCGTCGCAACACGTAGTCGAGCGTCTCATTTGAAAGCGGTGTTGGCGGCGCTCGTCGGTACTCCCGAAGGCATTGAAACGGATCTCGGTGGTGCCTTGGCGACGGTCGTCCCCAAAATGGGGCGACGTGGATTGGTGGTGATCTTGTCGGACGCGATGGGTGACCTTGAATCGCTCGGCCGTTCGCTCGCACAGATTCGTTCACGAAAACACGAAGTCGTGTTCTTTCAAGTTCTCGATCCTGATGAAGTTGATTTTCCGTTCTCGGGACGGATTCAGTTTCGCGACTTGGAACAAACCGCTGAGGACCAAACCGTCGATGCCGCGTCGATCCGATCGGCCTACCTCGATCGGCTTGACACCCACCTCACTCAACTTCGCGATTTGTGTCGGCGCAATCGAGTTGACTTGGTGCCACTGCGTACGGACCAATCCTTCGATGATGCATTGCATCAATACGTTGCCCTGCGGAGACGAATTGGATGA
- a CDS encoding AraC family transcriptional regulator, with translation MLQKYRVVLMIETSSSYGRDLLEGIIRFLKTHHNWSVFLEQRDLARKPPAWLLDWKGHGIISRQTTAELAAAAKASGVAVVELTDRGEDFGFPLIRSNDKMVGRMAADHLLSRGFRNFAFCGFDNEGWSSRREEAFIETVKAKPKVKDCAVYRSTWYGDDSRSWEDEQTALVQWLKKLPKPVGVFCCNDGRGQHVLDACARADFSIPEEVAVIGVDNDPLLGQLSDPPLSSVRVDPEEIGFRAATLLTQLMSGGKAESMVNTVPPLGVETRQSTDVMAIDDPSIAAALSYIREHACSDITVQDVMKHCGLSRSTLERQLRKLLGRSPQQEIRHVQIKRARNLLTETDLPMDQIASLCGFDHPEYMHVVFRRETDMTPGQYRRRSKANL, from the coding sequence ATGCTTCAGAAATATCGTGTTGTCCTGATGATCGAGACCTCAAGCAGTTACGGTCGTGACCTGCTTGAAGGCATCATTCGTTTTTTGAAGACGCATCACAACTGGTCGGTGTTTCTAGAGCAGCGAGATCTGGCTCGGAAGCCGCCCGCTTGGTTGCTGGATTGGAAAGGGCACGGGATCATTTCTCGGCAAACGACGGCGGAACTCGCTGCAGCGGCGAAAGCGTCTGGGGTTGCCGTTGTTGAGTTGACCGACCGAGGTGAAGACTTTGGTTTTCCCTTGATTCGGTCCAACGACAAAATGGTAGGCCGGATGGCTGCCGATCATTTGCTGAGTCGCGGTTTTCGCAATTTTGCGTTCTGTGGATTCGATAACGAGGGATGGTCGAGTCGTCGCGAGGAGGCCTTTATCGAGACCGTCAAGGCAAAACCCAAGGTCAAAGACTGCGCGGTCTATCGATCAACCTGGTACGGCGATGATTCGCGGTCTTGGGAAGACGAGCAAACGGCGCTGGTGCAGTGGTTGAAAAAGTTGCCCAAGCCGGTTGGGGTCTTTTGTTGTAACGACGGTCGTGGACAACATGTACTCGACGCGTGTGCACGAGCCGATTTTTCGATTCCCGAGGAGGTCGCGGTGATCGGCGTCGACAACGATCCACTACTCGGCCAATTATCGGACCCCCCCTTATCGAGTGTTCGTGTCGACCCCGAGGAAATCGGTTTTCGTGCCGCTACGCTGCTGACGCAACTGATGTCGGGCGGCAAAGCTGAAAGCATGGTCAACACGGTGCCGCCCCTCGGTGTGGAAACCCGTCAATCGACCGATGTGATGGCCATTGACGATCCATCGATTGCGGCAGCGCTTTCGTACATTCGCGAACATGCTTGCAGTGACATTACGGTACAAGACGTCATGAAACATTGCGGGTTGTCTCGCAGTACTTTGGAACGGCAATTGCGAAAGCTGCTTGGCCGTTCGCCCCAGCAAGAGATCCGGCACGTTCAAATCAAGCGAGCTCGCAATTTGCTTACGGAAACCGATCTGCCCATGGATCAAATCGCGTCGCTCTGCGGCTTCGATCACCCCGAGTACATGCATGTGGTCTTCCGGCGAGAAACCGACATGACGCCTGGTCAATATCGCCGACGATCCAAAGCAAACCTATAA
- a CDS encoding OsmC family protein — protein MSVAIQSVYLGELRVQSTHGPSQRVLTTDAPVDNGGRGSDFSPTDLVATALGSCLLTILALVAERHQIDLSGSTVSVTKEMVAQPVRRIGRLESIVTIPAARVDDLQMRERLEAAARKCPVHQSLHPSIDAPISFVYEVE, from the coding sequence ATGTCCGTTGCCATTCAATCGGTTTATCTCGGCGAACTTCGTGTCCAATCCACCCACGGTCCAAGCCAGCGTGTCTTGACGACCGATGCGCCGGTTGACAACGGTGGCAGAGGATCCGACTTTTCACCCACCGATTTAGTCGCGACCGCCCTTGGAAGCTGTTTGTTGACGATCCTTGCACTGGTGGCAGAACGTCACCAAATTGATTTGTCGGGATCGACAGTGAGCGTCACCAAGGAAATGGTCGCCCAACCCGTTCGCCGTATCGGACGACTCGAATCGATCGTGACAATTCCTGCCGCACGCGTCGACGATCTACAGATGCGTGAACGATTGGAAGCCGCTGCACGAAAATGCCCGGTGCACCAAAGTCTGCATCCTAGCATCGATGCACCCATTTCGTTCGTTTACGAAGTCGAGTGA